The Chrysemys picta bellii isolate R12L10 chromosome 5, ASM1138683v2, whole genome shotgun sequence genome includes a window with the following:
- the TRMT9B gene encoding probable tRNA methyltransferase 9B isoform X1 produces the protein MAWWILGLENIKKNQGYCKKVIVMIQWRMEHEATQLENQHVHSVYESTASYFNDLQSKAWPRVRQFLLEKKPGSLIADIGCGTGKYLNINSQVFNLGCDYCEPLINIARKKGCEVSVCDNLNLPLRDQCFNAIISIGVIHHFSTKQRRIKAIKEMARVLIPGGQIMIYVWAMEQKNRRFEKQDVFVPWNRDLCSRLLSESNQSGHKSDLEHTVKKHPQQLVGSECSYPINLKQELDTKSSHSTDHCLAKTCCMKMSEEEENRFYSALGKSFRSWFFSRSLDESTLRKKTEKMKSLKNVGGWANSTISIQPSRHCSLDLGHCGPLLKEQSLDDDEVFLENASVKKPQWMTTSGVIRDLNGEHHGVVQSKNEETSFLSGPVEDRDNNCTYSRDDKSTASKLFQRTSTTDSTDSILDEAMAVEDQVVDILDTKAFMRYYHVFREGELCCLLEENVPELHIISSCYDHGNWCIIAEKIAK, from the exons ATGGCCTGGTGGATACTTGGATTGGAGAACATCAAGAAAAATCAAGGGTACTGCAAAAAAGTAATAGTGATGATTCAGTGGAG GATGGAACATGAGGCTACTCAGCTGGAAAATCAGCATGTACATAGTGTGTATGAAAGCACAGCCTCCTATTTTAATGACCTGCAAAGCAAAGCATGGCCTCGTGTTCGTCAGTTTCTGTTGGAGAAAAAGCCTGGCAGTCTCATTGCTGATATAG GATGTGGGACTGGAAAGTATCTCAATATCAACAGTCAGGTGTTTAATCTGGGCTGTGATTACTGTGAACCTTTGATAAATATTGCAAGGAAGAAAGGCTGTGAAGTCTCGGTATGTGACAACCTTAATCTTCCCCTTAGGGATCAGTGCTTCAATGCAATCATCTCCATCGGAG TGATTCACCATTTCTCAACTAAACAAAGAAGAATCAAAGCAATAAAAGAAATGGCAAGGGTGTTGATACCTGGAGGTCAGATCATGATTTATGTTTGGGCTATGGAACAAAAAAATCGTCGCTTTGAAAAACAAGACGTATTTGTTCCATGGAATAGAGACTTGTGCTCCCGGCTTCTTTCAGAATCAAATCAGTCTGGACATAAGAGTGATCTTGAACATACTGTAAAAAAACACCCACAGCAACTAGTAGGCTCTGAATGCAGCTACCCAATTAATCTTAAACAGGAACTTGATACAAAAAGTTCCCACAGTACAGACCATTGCTTAGCCAAAACCTGCTGCATGAAAATgtctgaagaagaagaaaatcgaTTCTATAGTGCTCTAGGGAAATCTTTTCGTTCATGGTTTTTCTCCAGATCCCTTGATGAATCAACCTTAAGAAAGAAAACTGAGAAGATGAAATCTCTGAAGAATGTAGGAGGATGGGCAAACAGTACCATATCTATTCAACCATCAAGACACTGCAGTTTAGACTTAGGTCACTGTGGGCCATTGTTAAAAGAGCAAAGTTTAGATGATGATGAAGTGTTTCTAGAAAATGCATCTGTCAAAAAACCACAATGGATGACAACCTCAGGTGTAATAAGGGATTTAAATGGAGAACACCATGGAGTAGTTCAGAGCAAGAATGAAGAAACATCTTTTCTGAGTGGTCCTGTGGAAGACAGGGACAACAACTGTACTTATAGTAGAGATGATAAGTCTACTGCTAGCAAACTCTTTCAAAGAACTTCAACAACTGACTCCACTGATTCTATTTTGGATGAAGCAATGGCTGTTGAGGACCAGGTTGTTGACATATTGGATACAAAAGCCTTCATGCGTTATTATCATGTTTTTCGGGAAGGAGAGCTATGCTGTCTACTGGAAGAGAATGTGCCTGAGCTTCATATTATTAGTTCTTGCTATGATCATGGAAACTGGTGCATTATTGCAGAGAAAATAGCAAAATAA
- the TRMT9B gene encoding probable tRNA methyltransferase 9B isoform X2 yields the protein MRQLPTPPTGRCRMEHEATQLENQHVHSVYESTASYFNDLQSKAWPRVRQFLLEKKPGSLIADIGCGTGKYLNINSQVFNLGCDYCEPLINIARKKGCEVSVCDNLNLPLRDQCFNAIISIGVIHHFSTKQRRIKAIKEMARVLIPGGQIMIYVWAMEQKNRRFEKQDVFVPWNRDLCSRLLSESNQSGHKSDLEHTVKKHPQQLVGSECSYPINLKQELDTKSSHSTDHCLAKTCCMKMSEEEENRFYSALGKSFRSWFFSRSLDESTLRKKTEKMKSLKNVGGWANSTISIQPSRHCSLDLGHCGPLLKEQSLDDDEVFLENASVKKPQWMTTSGVIRDLNGEHHGVVQSKNEETSFLSGPVEDRDNNCTYSRDDKSTASKLFQRTSTTDSTDSILDEAMAVEDQVVDILDTKAFMRYYHVFREGELCCLLEENVPELHIISSCYDHGNWCIIAEKIAK from the exons GATGGAACATGAGGCTACTCAGCTGGAAAATCAGCATGTACATAGTGTGTATGAAAGCACAGCCTCCTATTTTAATGACCTGCAAAGCAAAGCATGGCCTCGTGTTCGTCAGTTTCTGTTGGAGAAAAAGCCTGGCAGTCTCATTGCTGATATAG GATGTGGGACTGGAAAGTATCTCAATATCAACAGTCAGGTGTTTAATCTGGGCTGTGATTACTGTGAACCTTTGATAAATATTGCAAGGAAGAAAGGCTGTGAAGTCTCGGTATGTGACAACCTTAATCTTCCCCTTAGGGATCAGTGCTTCAATGCAATCATCTCCATCGGAG TGATTCACCATTTCTCAACTAAACAAAGAAGAATCAAAGCAATAAAAGAAATGGCAAGGGTGTTGATACCTGGAGGTCAGATCATGATTTATGTTTGGGCTATGGAACAAAAAAATCGTCGCTTTGAAAAACAAGACGTATTTGTTCCATGGAATAGAGACTTGTGCTCCCGGCTTCTTTCAGAATCAAATCAGTCTGGACATAAGAGTGATCTTGAACATACTGTAAAAAAACACCCACAGCAACTAGTAGGCTCTGAATGCAGCTACCCAATTAATCTTAAACAGGAACTTGATACAAAAAGTTCCCACAGTACAGACCATTGCTTAGCCAAAACCTGCTGCATGAAAATgtctgaagaagaagaaaatcgaTTCTATAGTGCTCTAGGGAAATCTTTTCGTTCATGGTTTTTCTCCAGATCCCTTGATGAATCAACCTTAAGAAAGAAAACTGAGAAGATGAAATCTCTGAAGAATGTAGGAGGATGGGCAAACAGTACCATATCTATTCAACCATCAAGACACTGCAGTTTAGACTTAGGTCACTGTGGGCCATTGTTAAAAGAGCAAAGTTTAGATGATGATGAAGTGTTTCTAGAAAATGCATCTGTCAAAAAACCACAATGGATGACAACCTCAGGTGTAATAAGGGATTTAAATGGAGAACACCATGGAGTAGTTCAGAGCAAGAATGAAGAAACATCTTTTCTGAGTGGTCCTGTGGAAGACAGGGACAACAACTGTACTTATAGTAGAGATGATAAGTCTACTGCTAGCAAACTCTTTCAAAGAACTTCAACAACTGACTCCACTGATTCTATTTTGGATGAAGCAATGGCTGTTGAGGACCAGGTTGTTGACATATTGGATACAAAAGCCTTCATGCGTTATTATCATGTTTTTCGGGAAGGAGAGCTATGCTGTCTACTGGAAGAGAATGTGCCTGAGCTTCATATTATTAGTTCTTGCTATGATCATGGAAACTGGTGCATTATTGCAGAGAAAATAGCAAAATAA